The genomic DNA aaCCTGATTATGTAATCCGAAAactgtaaaatatttcttgattattttaaacaacATGTGTTACtgatattgattgaaaaataactaaattgcataaaaaattcttgatgATACTGAATAAGTTAAGAATAATGGATTAGTAATGATAAACGCATAAAGACATCTAATAGCATGTGATGCGACACGAATTTGTACTTATTGCGGTTACATGAAAActcttattaaaagaaacgacttaaaacgattcgaaaaaaaaaattttaaatactttttaatgcttttgaatactttgaatactttgaaaTCGCCcttcttatggacatttaacattgcaaatcgttttgaatcgtttcttttaacaagagaatcattataaatttattttttcacaaacTGCGGCGAGATCATTAGATGTATAAGTTACAAggtacaaaaattcaaatgataaaaaactattgataatatttgtgaaagagataataaaattgaaaaagttttgaaaCATCGAGCATGTACTTATGTAGGAATTTGTTTTGATTAAATAACTAaaggtttttttgaattaaagaattgaatttcactgttttctttgttattataatttagaatataaaaaattttacatttttaagcacaagtaagaaaaatttttccatacgATGCTTTTTATTAACGACAGAATATTTAAGAAGTATTTTcgaacattgaaaaaattagaagtgtaagaaattttaaacaacgGCGTATTTTTCTTGCaggatttatatattttttgagcgAAAATACTTTAGATTGACAATTTCATGGTTTTataatacttataaaaaatatacttacttgaagattataatttcaatatattgATTCATACCAGAATTTTTCAGGTCTGaggctaaaaaattttcgtttttgtatttttttagttgttataaaattaaacatttgaGAATTACTACGATCGAAATTTTATCAGAATAAAATCCGTTCGAGATATTTTGTCTTGTtgaaaaatagttcaaaaaattagtaattggaACTAattatgaacatttttttactcttattAGAACTTTTTGGGAAATTTAGGGCTTTGTATCATCTTGCTATTTgttcagaaaaaaagtttttagaaccaattatgaatattttctgattcttataagaactttttgaaaaatttggggTTTTGTGTAATCTTGCTACTTGTTCagaaattgttaaaaaaaaaaagttttggaaccaattatgaacattttttcACTCTTATTAGAACTTTTCTGGAAAATTagagtttttatcatattttgaaCAGTTCAGAAACTGCTCCGAAAAAATAGTGATTGGGACGTATTAAAAacattaactaaaaattatatagaaacCTGAAATCGAAAACCTTTTCTTATTAGAGCCAAAAAATgttcataatttatttccaataaatttttttttgaacaactCCTGTGCAGTATAGCAAGATGATACAAAACCCTAAATTTCCCAAAAAGTTCTAATAAGAGCCAAAAAATGTTCATTATTGGTTCCaatcactaattttttgaactatttttcaACAAGACAGAATATCTCGAACGGATTTTATTCTGATAAAATTTCGATCGTAATAACTCtcaaatgtttaattttaaaacaactaaaaaaatacaaaaacgaaaattttttagcctCAGCCCTGAAAAATTCCGGTATGAATCAATATATTGACATTATAATCTTGATAATCCTCAAGTAagtatatttctttttaagttttttaaaaccatAAAATTGTCAATCCAAATTATTTTcgctcaaaaaatataaaaaggcTGCAAGAAAAATACGCcgttgttaaaatttttcacacttctaaatttttcaatgttcaaaaaatgcacacaaaaaaataaatataagaatgattctctaaaatatattgatatcaacaaaaaaacagTCACTCTtagtctttaaattttattgtttgaaatgataaaatacgtCATCTTGCCATATAGATATAGCTGCGCATCAGTAATACTTTAGGTTAATTCTTTCACGTACATTAAAAAGCTAACAAacacaagttaaattttactgtTTCAAACTATAAAAACTGTTGCGCTTAAGATATACTTTTTGACAATTTAAAGAAAGTAttgcgacaaaaaaaaatttcttggcccaagaaagtttgttcttgatttaaagaatttatgtttcagattaaaaaaatgatgtcttccgcgaaggaaataattgcttgatccaaataattttttacttcaataaagtaagaaatttcgcttggttcaagaaaaaaatttcgaagacattttatttcttggttcaagatttcttttttttttctgtgtaaacaAGAAATAggataaattgatataaatttaaatcctttatttatattcttaatattcataatatgcatatgtgtatgtgtgtgggtgtgtgtgtatgtgtggatgtgtgtgtgcatgtatgcgtgcgtgtgtgcgaatgtgtgcGCGAAATTGATCACTTCCACAGTTAAACGAATTACACATAGAGAAGCGTCAGACTGTAACgctgatatttaaattttttattagcttcGATGGTGATCATTATTTAGACTGATAATAAGTATTACCATCAGGTTATTAAGAATTACGATGTTGataatagtagtaattatttaagataataaaagttataatttctaattatcataaataatcgtaaattttaccataaagtTGGTAGATACTACAATtcagattgtttatttaataatttaaagtatATTTTCTATCATAAAATTCAGTTTAAAGATTCTACTATAACTCGATGATAAACTTATACCATaaaattctctccgtgtaggtaaaatatatatttctttatttaaccGAGGATTTAAATCACGTGCATTATCATCGATCGCGTGATCAACAAACACGTGCAGACTTTGACGCAATATGAAAAAGTCGCACGTTTATGTGACGTATTAAATAGTTCATATCAACTAAGTtaagagacctagtacccgatcactccatgtatttgtatatctatatttagtcaaatttagtatatatagatatgcaaatacatgagtgatcagGTACgaggtctcttaccttaccAGTACAATATTtcgaaattgtaaaaattaaaaaagttgtttatattattattaaaagttagtttaaataaaaataacaatttttcccattccaaaattatcaataagaTCAATCTTATCCATTGTgacaatttgaaattattcgtTATACCtttctattaatatttttattttatgcacaCGTGATTCAATATGTATGTTCTCCAAAGGTGTCAGGGCCATTCACGTGAACGGCCTACTAGTTTACAATTGCCTTTTACCGGTTAATCTTAATAAGTTGTACATTGGTAAaatatcgaaatttaaaacttgTTATAGTACATAGAAAGAGAGAATGTACTGCAACGGAATAAAGACTCACGTGCTTTCGATTTACCTGGGGAATTATCATTtgctgaatttttaaatttaatccttTCCAATTCTATCTCCCTACCCcaaatactttataaatttatttcatcaacAACTTAAGCGATTGAGATCCTTAGTTACTAAGTTTTTCTATCAAGTCTCAGTATACATTTGTTCACTCTATCATATAATGAATAGAACTTTACTTCATCGCAATTATCTTCAtttgtgaaacaaaaaaaatagacaaaaaaatatattgactGAATTTTATACTACGGTCAGAgttgtaaaaatattgtttattataaaatagtaattatcatcatttaagaaaatatatagataattttttttttttatagatgcTCTCTTTAACAAATTCAATATTAACGTCTgaaaacttttgttatttGGATTCAACGACTTTTACGAAAATTGAATCgacagataaattattttctgaatCTTTGAGGACAGAATCAGACATATCGACTGATTGTAATTCACAATCAATCAAAACGTATGAGAATGAATCAAAGcttgaaaaattacatattgaTGATTCAACAGAGTTGTCATTAAAaggtgattaaaaatttatattgaatatgtttaaattattaactttcgtttatattttcagatattataaaaactatgAGCCAATATCAGTTGCTTCAAGAACTTTCTCTGTCATATTCTGTATTAAGTGATGATCTTCTTACAACAATATCTTGTGATGATCGAATAAATCttaaaaccataaaaattGAAGCTTATCCTGATATAAAACCATTACCACGTATTAGTGACGATACTTGGTTTACACTAGAAAATCGATCACCTAATCTTAATCTTGTTCtgtaagttttaataatacttaaaaaattttttacttggcgcaagaaatttttattttcaattcataattcaaaaaatttcttgacaagtaaaactttttttatggagaataaaaactttttgcgccaagaaatcctttttttctgtatcattaaaaagttatctagatataaattttcatatttagatactttataatttttataatattaactattccacacggagagaaatgtcaagtaaatatgcctATGACAGCATAGTAATAATCACATTATTCTATAGTTTGTATACGCAGTCACATAAGAGTGGCGTGAcacaaactatagagtaatgtaattattactatgctgcataggcatatttacttgacatttctctccgtgcaataaactcaaattttataaaaatgtaaataatgaaGACATTAAAATTGCTTGAAGTGCTGAgacgttttaaataaaagtcaaTAATAGAATGAACAATTTAATatgtatgaaataaattaaaataattgtatgatTGCAGGACGTCATATTTATCAGACGAAGATGATTATGATATTTTACTAACTACATCAATGCCTGTgacacatttattttttagtggaTCTCCTTCTGAAATAACTATTTGCCGGATTGGTAAAAATTGTCCGCGACTTGTAGAACTTATTCTCAGTTCATATAATTTTGGTACAATTGACCAACCATTAATTTCCACTGCTAATGGATGTACAAAATTAACATCTATAAGCCTTGGCGACTGTGAGCTCACGTgagtttaattgtaaataaattatcttgaAAGTTCACTCTTGTaatgtcaataaatatttattaaatttcaattcaagtaAGGACACTATAATTTAaatcgataaatatttattataagaatTCGATGatactattaaaatttgtttttttagtatttttacacagaaaaaaataaactacaaaaattagtgtttgaaattataacccggaacccggaAGTCAACATGgagaattttaacattccaaataataaattttataatacgtgtcgtcaattttctaagtatcagttacgatttttaaaattcaaaaagtaatttttcttaaatagacaataaattttccaacttatcctgtaattattcacgttttaatcataaatgaaaaaattactatttaaaatgatagcatttactgatcactttatcattacaTTACTTGccattctcaatttatatagttcatttttttccgtgtattattACTAtcgagttatttaataaaatgataaaaaataagcaaAAGTAAGGCTTCATCTATTTTGACTGGTGAAAAACTTTCCTGTATACagaaaatctatagatttagagattaatttttttaaacagctTATTTAATTCGGTAAAttgaatgacaaaaaaatatatgtatgataCGATATTCGTCAAGATTTCAAAGTAACGCTATACGATTGATGATCAAATTATTTCTAACTTTTGAACGTTTGAAATTTACtcaaagattaaaattttgtattttttattttaatcaatttgaCTCAAAGAggtgattgaaaaaaaataatagaaaaaaccgaaaaaaaatagtattattattattattattacagtcGAATCGCGTTATGAGTCCGCCTACAAAGGTGTAGGGGAATATAATTCTAAGAATTCCTGTACCTACCCCCACTTCTGCTTAGCAGTCGAACGCTGTAACTCACACTTCCCCTACTTTGCAAGCGTGTGAGTGTGTACAGTCGACTCTGTCTAAAGGTTCCACGTCGGGACAGGACCATTGCCTA from Microplitis mediator isolate UGA2020A chromosome 7, iyMicMedi2.1, whole genome shotgun sequence includes the following:
- the LOC130670936 gene encoding F-box/LRR-repeat protein 21-like, with the translated sequence MLSLTNSILTSENFCYLDSTTFTKIESTDKLFSESLRTESDISTDCNSQSIKTYENESKLEKLHIDDSTELSLKDIIKTMSQYQLLQELSLSYSVLSDDLLTTISCDDRINLKTIKIEAYPDIKPLPRISDDTWFTLENRSPNLNLVLTSYLSDEDDYDILLTTSMPVTHLFFSGSPSEITICRIGKNCPRLVELILSSYNFGTIDQPLISTANGCTKLTSISLGDCELTCSGLIEFVEICKDRLQLLFIWETSLVEDTNFDVNEATLRVSSLLGRSWTPECIPPW